The region GGGGCGGTTAATGTTGTGCTCTATTGGATAGCAAATTACTAGACCTCAGGAGGAGCTTGTTTGTGGATACTATTATGTATCAAAAAATGAAATGATTTAAATTAGATTTATTTCTGCTTGTCATTCGGTCTAGTTAAAtatcaaataataaatatgttgTACACGCATGTAATGTCAACAATTCTCACTTAGAGCAGGAATAAACTATTTTGAACTTCGAAAGAAATACACCACAGCAACTATCACATGACCAATGTGCCTTGAATCTGTGATACCTGACTGGTTCCCTTACTTTGAACACTGAACAATGGATGGTGCGTCTATTAATTACTGTATTGAAAGCTTGTAGAATAAATTAGTTTCACCATGTGATGAGGTACTCCTTTTATTAGGCATCATTATGTTGTTCTTGTATCTACTATCTTGTGGTTTTACGTAGTCTCAGGAACAGAACACTGGCTGATGAGATGGAATACAAGACAACAATTTAAGaatatacatatctatacaGCAAAGTGTCATGAGTAAAAAGTACAACAAAGTGAGCCCAGATTTGCATGGGCGGCCCAATCCACCCATCAAGGATTTGATGAACGCCAGTCCCCAGCCCACACCCTCCATCGGTGAAACCAATTCACACTTTGTTGAGCAACCACAATGTTTCTCTTAGAAGACATTGTGAACTAATCCTCAATGGCTCAGCGATTTTCTTCCCTTCAACATGCGACGTAGAAGGACTTCGATCCCACCCCGGTTGCTGATTCGTTTGATCCATCCATGGGTTCTCTTTCGCTTTATGTTTTTCGGCTGGTACTCTGTGCCGCGTTTTCCGGTCCGAACCTGCTGGTACTGCCACGGTAGCTGGGAAAACACCCCTGAACCCTCAGCCTGCATCTGTAGTGGTCCACATCGAATGCCTTGAGGTCCCCCAGGTGTCCGGGAGATGACCCAAGAGCTTAGTGATCTCAGGTGAGAAAATCCATCGCCTGCATGCTTTGGTATAGCAGTGATACTGTGGACAGACAGCACAATTAATGCATTATGAAAGGGATAACAATTGTTCATTTAAATATCAACATTGCATACCAAAACTGCGTCTCTCTGCTCAAATGTTTATCCATAAGATTGACTTCAGACCCACAAAGTTCCAAAAAAAATATGAGGCTAAAAGTTTGTAATTATATCTAGAGCAAAAGAGACAGACTCGGGAACAACGGAGAGTAATGGAAACATCATTACACAACGATTCATTCATAGCCCACTA is a window of Gadus macrocephalus chromosome 8, ASM3116895v1 DNA encoding:
- the mrpl34 gene encoding 39S ribosomal protein L34, mitochondrial, giving the protein MNIIRQSLFRIGSTLTPSSITAIPKHAGDGFSHLRSLSSWVISRTPGGPQGIRCGPLQMQAEGSGVFSQLPWQYQQVRTGKRGTEYQPKNIKRKRTHGWIKRISNRGGIEVLLRRMLKGRKSLSH